The following proteins are co-located in the Pedobacter frigiditerrae genome:
- the ccoS gene encoding cbb3-type cytochrome oxidase assembly protein CcoS, translating into MNILYFLVGCSVLMALVFLAAFIWSLKSGQHDDVVTPAMRMLFDEEEES; encoded by the coding sequence ATGAACATACTTTATTTTCTTGTGGGCTGCAGCGTTTTAATGGCATTGGTATTTTTAGCGGCATTTATTTGGTCGCTCAAAAGTGGTCAACACGATGATGTGGTTACACCAGCCATGAGAATGCTGTTTGATGAGGAAGAGGAAAGTTAG
- the ccoN gene encoding cytochrome-c oxidase, cbb3-type subunit I — protein sequence MQLEKFTYDNKIVRNFGLATIIWGIIGMTVGLLVAMQLFKPSMNLGNQYTTFGRIRPLHTNAVIFAFVGNAIFMGVYYSLQRLLKARMFSDVLSKIHFWGWQLIIVSAVITLPLGLTTSHEYAELEWPIDIAITLIWVVFGINMFGTIIKRRERHLYVAIWFYIATFVTIAVLHIVNSFELPISAFKSYYVYAGVQDALVQWWYGHNAVAFFLTTPYLGMMYYFLPKMANRPVYSYKLSILHFWSLIFIYIWAGPHHLLYTSLPGWAQSLGVAFSIMLIAPSWGGMINGLLTLRGAWDKVREDVTLKFMVVALTAYGMATFEGPLLSLKQINGVAHFTDWIVAHVHVGALGWNGFLTFGVLYWLIPRIYKTELYSKKMASFHFWIGTLGILFYAVPMYWAGFTQGLMWKEFTPEGLLKYPNFLTTTLQIIPMHVLRSIGGGLYLIGVIVMTVNLAKTMLRGKLVANEAAEAMPLEKVMVEDASDKKWHRRLERKPIKLMVLALIVILIGGMVEMMPTFTIQSNIPTIASVKPYSALELQGRDVYIREGCVNCHSQTVRPFRSETERYGEYSKAGEFVYDHPFLWGSKRTGPDLHRIGGKYSNTWHFNHLLDPTSMSPGSIMPSYQWLISQKLDTTTTASKIRAMQTLGVPYDEDFDKIANVSLKKQADTIAKDLRQNNIKVTSDKEIIAVIAYLQRLGTDIKANKSTIPSNQ from the coding sequence ATGCAGTTAGAAAAATTTACTTACGATAACAAGATTGTACGAAATTTTGGTCTTGCCACCATTATTTGGGGTATTATCGGAATGACGGTTGGTTTGCTTGTGGCCATGCAGTTGTTTAAACCTTCAATGAATTTGGGCAACCAATACACCACTTTCGGCAGAATTAGACCTTTGCATACCAATGCGGTAATTTTCGCCTTTGTAGGCAATGCCATTTTTATGGGTGTGTATTATTCTTTACAACGCCTTTTAAAAGCAAGAATGTTTAGCGATGTATTAAGCAAAATCCATTTTTGGGGTTGGCAATTAATCATCGTTTCTGCAGTAATAACCTTGCCTTTAGGTCTTACAACATCGCATGAATATGCCGAATTAGAATGGCCGATAGATATTGCCATTACACTAATTTGGGTGGTTTTTGGTATCAACATGTTTGGTACCATTATTAAACGTAGAGAAAGGCATTTGTATGTGGCTATTTGGTTTTACATTGCCACGTTTGTAACTATTGCAGTTTTGCACATCGTTAACTCTTTTGAATTACCAATCTCAGCTTTTAAAAGTTATTATGTGTATGCAGGCGTTCAAGATGCCTTGGTACAGTGGTGGTATGGACATAATGCGGTTGCGTTTTTCTTAACTACGCCGTACTTGGGAATGATGTACTACTTTTTGCCGAAAATGGCGAACAGGCCTGTATATTCTTATAAGTTAAGTATTCTGCACTTTTGGTCATTAATCTTTATTTATATCTGGGCTGGCCCGCACCATTTATTATATACTTCCTTACCAGGATGGGCACAATCTTTAGGGGTTGCATTTTCAATTATGCTTATTGCGCCAAGTTGGGGTGGCATGATCAATGGTTTGTTAACCTTGCGTGGTGCCTGGGATAAAGTTCGTGAAGATGTAACCTTAAAGTTCATGGTTGTTGCCTTAACTGCTTATGGCATGGCAACTTTCGAAGGTCCATTACTTTCGTTAAAACAAATTAATGGGGTTGCCCACTTTACCGATTGGATTGTTGCCCACGTTCATGTTGGCGCATTAGGATGGAATGGTTTCTTAACCTTTGGTGTGTTGTATTGGTTAATTCCACGCATCTATAAAACTGAACTTTACTCTAAAAAAATGGCTTCATTCCATTTCTGGATTGGCACCTTAGGTATTCTGTTTTATGCAGTGCCGATGTATTGGGCTGGTTTTACACAAGGTTTAATGTGGAAAGAGTTCACTCCAGAGGGATTATTAAAATATCCCAATTTTCTGACTACAACCTTGCAAATTATTCCAATGCATGTGTTAAGAAGCATTGGCGGAGGGCTTTATTTAATCGGAGTTATTGTAATGACGGTTAACCTCGCTAAAACCATGTTAAGGGGAAAATTAGTAGCTAATGAAGCTGCAGAAGCAATGCCTTTAGAAAAGGTAATGGTTGAAGATGCATCAGACAAAAAATGGCATAGAAGATTAGAACGCAAACCAATAAAATTAATGGTTTTAGCGCTAATTGTAATCTTAATTGGTGGTATGGTAGAGATGATGCCAACTTTTACCATTCAATCTAATATACCAACCATAGCTAGTGTAAAACCTTATTCGGCACTTGAACTACAAGGTAGAGATGTTTATATCCGTGAGGGTTGTGTAAACTGTCACTCTCAAACGGTTCGCCCTTTCCGCTCAGAAACAGAACGTTATGGAGAATACAGCAAGGCTGGAGAATTTGTGTACGACCATCCGTTTTTATGGGGTAGCAAACGTACTGGGCCAGATTTACACAGGATTGGTGGTAAATACAGTAATACTTGGCACTTTAATCATTTATTGGACCCAACCTCTATGTCGCCAGGCAGTATCATGCCATCTTATCAATGGTTAATTAGTCAGAAGTTAGACACCACAACTACGGCCAGTAAAATTAGGGCTATGCAAACGCTTGGTGTTCCTTATGATGAAGACTTTGATAAAATAGCAAATGTATCGTTAAAAAAACAGGCAGATACTATTGCTAAAGACTTAAGGCAAAATAATATCAAGGTAACTAGCGATAAAGAAATTATAGCTGTAATTGCCTATTTACAAAGATTAGGTACTGATATCAAAGCAAATAAATCAACTATCCCATCAAACCAATAA
- a CDS encoding cbb3-type cytochrome c oxidase N-terminal domain-containing protein, producing MRKLKLTFGILMISLQVFASAAEKMAAVIPSPSIGLSTTEVLIVALLIFAAVLLLVTVILFNAFKVMLKVQADPSLFKKYEPPVALPYEEWLRQKKSKPNIWTKLLSLKPLEQEADMTIPHAYDGIHELDNPVPRWFNVLFYGTMIFAVGYIYYYHFADGPRQDQEYETEMAKATEDKRMFLAKAGEKFDENSVKVDPSLVANGKAVFLANCVACHGEKGQGIVGPNLADEYWLHGGSISDVFKTVKYGVPAKGMASWEKNLSAKNIAEVVNFIESLKGTKPANAKAPQGEKYEAKLTTDTVKNETNPKG from the coding sequence ATGAGAAAGCTTAAACTAACGTTCGGAATTTTAATGATCAGCTTGCAGGTGTTTGCAAGTGCAGCTGAAAAAATGGCTGCTGTAATTCCTAGTCCCTCAATTGGATTAAGTACAACGGAGGTACTAATTGTAGCCTTATTGATATTCGCTGCTGTTTTGCTTTTGGTTACTGTTATACTCTTTAATGCTTTTAAAGTTATGCTTAAAGTGCAGGCTGACCCATCCTTATTTAAAAAATATGAGCCTCCTGTGGCTTTACCTTATGAAGAATGGTTGAGGCAGAAAAAATCAAAACCAAACATCTGGACAAAATTACTTAGCCTAAAACCGCTCGAACAAGAAGCAGATATGACAATTCCGCATGCTTACGATGGCATTCATGAATTGGATAATCCAGTGCCAAGATGGTTTAACGTGCTTTTTTATGGCACAATGATTTTTGCGGTAGGCTATATCTATTATTATCATTTTGCAGATGGACCAAGACAGGATCAGGAATATGAAACCGAAATGGCTAAAGCAACGGAAGATAAAAGAATGTTTTTGGCAAAAGCAGGAGAGAAATTTGATGAAAACTCTGTGAAAGTCGACCCATCATTAGTTGCAAATGGTAAAGCTGTGTTTTTAGCAAACTGTGTGGCTTGTCATGGCGAAAAGGGGCAGGGCATTGTTGGGCCAAATTTAGCAGATGAATATTGGTTGCATGGCGGAAGCATTAGTGATGTTTTTAAAACCGTTAAATATGGTGTTCCGGCAAAAGGAATGGCAAGTTGGGAGAAAAACCTAAGTGCTAAAAATATTGCTGAAGTTGTAAACTTTATAGAATCCTTAAAAGGAACCAAACCTGCTAATGCCAAAGCGCCTCAAGGAGAAAAATACGAAGCAAAATTAACTACGGATACCGTAAAAAATGAAACCAATCCAAAAGGTTAA
- the ccoG gene encoding cytochrome c oxidase accessory protein CcoG, whose translation MKPIQKVKQVKKWGREFLYPKKPSGKLYTYRKWVSYVLLACLFSFPFVKYNDEQLVLLNFIERKFVFFGLIFTPQDFYLFALAMLIMLIFIVCFTVVLGRLWCGWVCPQTIFMEMVFRRIEYWIEGDANQQKKLDAQNWTREKILKKGFKHFLFLCISFTIANTFLAYLIGSDILYKIITEPVSLHISGFLSIWLFTFIFYGVFAYVREVVCTVICPYGRLQGVLLDNQSLIVVYNEKRGEPRAYLQKNNIDLTKGDCIDCGLCVQVCPTGIDIRQGTQLECVNCTACIDSCNEVMLKINKPANLIGFYTQDFIQKQKPYKLGIKAYGYAAVLFVVMLVFFSLIYKRQDVQTTVLRASGILYQTHEDGTVSNLYNAELINKTNKAIKFKFRSANSKDEIKFIQAPETLAKEGTTHLTFFLTKKPENIDAYKSDVEFEIVADGKVISTAKTSFFSQP comes from the coding sequence ATGAAACCAATCCAAAAGGTTAAACAAGTTAAAAAATGGGGTAGGGAATTTCTCTACCCTAAAAAACCTTCGGGCAAATTATATACCTACCGAAAATGGGTAAGTTATGTTTTGCTTGCTTGTCTTTTTTCTTTTCCTTTTGTTAAATATAACGATGAGCAACTCGTTTTATTAAATTTTATTGAACGCAAATTTGTCTTCTTCGGTTTAATTTTTACGCCGCAAGATTTTTATCTTTTTGCATTGGCGATGTTAATCATGCTTATTTTCATCGTTTGTTTTACCGTGGTTTTAGGGAGGCTGTGGTGTGGTTGGGTTTGTCCGCAAACTATTTTCATGGAGATGGTTTTTAGACGAATTGAATATTGGATTGAAGGTGATGCCAACCAGCAAAAAAAACTTGATGCGCAAAATTGGACAAGAGAAAAAATCCTTAAAAAAGGGTTTAAACATTTTCTATTCTTATGTATCTCATTTACAATTGCTAATACCTTTTTAGCTTATTTAATTGGTTCTGATATACTTTATAAAATAATCACAGAACCAGTTAGTTTACATATTTCTGGATTTTTATCTATCTGGTTATTTACTTTCATTTTTTATGGTGTTTTTGCTTATGTACGTGAGGTAGTTTGCACTGTAATTTGCCCTTATGGTCGTTTACAAGGTGTGTTGTTAGATAATCAAAGTTTAATCGTAGTATATAATGAAAAAAGAGGCGAGCCAAGAGCATATCTCCAAAAAAACAATATCGACTTAACCAAAGGTGATTGTATAGATTGTGGTTTATGTGTACAGGTTTGTCCAACGGGAATAGATATTCGCCAAGGCACACAATTAGAATGTGTAAACTGTACTGCTTGTATAGATAGTTGCAATGAAGTAATGCTCAAAATTAACAAACCTGCAAACCTTATTGGTTTTTATACACAAGATTTTATCCAAAAACAAAAGCCTTATAAATTGGGGATAAAGGCGTATGGTTATGCAGCGGTTTTATTTGTGGTCATGCTGGTGTTTTTTAGCTTAATTTATAAGCGACAAGATGTGCAAACAACAGTACTTAGAGCAAGTGGAATTTTATATCAAACCCACGAGGATGGCACTGTAAGCAACTTATACAATGCAGAGCTCATTAATAAAACCAATAAAGCAATCAAATTTAAATTTAGGTCGGCAAATTCTAAAGATGAGATTAAGTTTATACAAGCACCAGAAACTTTAGCAAAAGAAGGCACTACTCATCTTACATTTTTTCTCACTAAAAAACCAGAAAATATAGATGCTTATAAATCTGATGTTGAATTTGAAATAGTAGCTGATGGAAAGGTGATTAGTACGGCAAAAACATCTTTTTTTTCGCAACCCTAG
- a CDS encoding FixH family protein — translation MNWGTKIILGMIAFMLFIVAMVVYMFSVHGNDALVDEDYYEKGINYNKEYNATQNTINGHQEPKLSLSDSQLIIQLKDSACYELKLMRPSTVKNDIKTKGLTVGDAHLILIDKKGLPAGLWFLELKWESNGKEYQFKKSITL, via the coding sequence ATGAATTGGGGAACAAAAATAATCTTAGGCATGATAGCCTTTATGCTTTTCATTGTGGCAATGGTAGTTTATATGTTTAGTGTACATGGTAATGACGCCTTAGTTGATGAGGATTATTATGAAAAAGGCATCAACTACAACAAAGAATACAATGCCACTCAGAATACTATAAATGGTCACCAAGAACCGAAATTAAGTTTGAGTGATAGTCAGTTGATTATTCAATTAAAAGACAGTGCCTGTTATGAACTTAAATTGATGAGGCCATCAACTGTTAAAAACGATATCAAAACAAAGGGTTTAACCGTAGGTGATGCTCATTTGATTCTTATCGACAAAAAAGGCTTGCCAGCTGGTCTTTGGTTTCTAGAACTGAAATGGGAAAGTAACGGCAAGGAATATCAATTTAAGAAAAGCATCACCCTGTGA
- a CDS encoding sulfite exporter TauE/SafE family protein produces the protein MNGLPLAFLLGLLGSLHCAVMCGPLMLSLPLGKQNYYKSALQLLLYQFGRILVYTVLGMLAGFIGNSISLIVSQHTLSLIVGVLMVVFTALYFSKRYLKVFSNFQSKLIAPISNLMGKIYGLPLWGFVAGMLNGLIPCGMVYLALATALNTATIKDAASFMFLFGLGTTPLMLLISLGGIYLKKYIRFNPNKLIPWFMLFLGVLFIMRSAELGIPFLSPNNHLQHSGHVVECL, from the coding sequence GTGAACGGATTACCTTTAGCATTTTTACTTGGATTATTAGGAAGTTTGCACTGCGCCGTCATGTGTGGACCGTTAATGTTGAGTCTGCCATTAGGTAAGCAAAACTACTATAAATCTGCCCTGCAGCTATTGCTTTATCAATTTGGGCGGATTTTAGTTTACACTGTACTTGGTATGTTAGCTGGATTTATTGGGAACAGCATTAGTCTCATTGTCAGCCAACATACCCTGAGCTTAATTGTTGGCGTGTTGATGGTAGTTTTTACGGCATTATATTTCAGTAAAAGATATCTCAAGGTTTTTAGCAACTTTCAATCTAAACTAATTGCGCCAATAAGTAATTTAATGGGCAAAATATATGGCTTACCACTTTGGGGATTTGTTGCTGGAATGCTAAACGGATTAATTCCCTGCGGAATGGTATACCTTGCTTTGGCAACTGCTTTAAATACGGCAACCATAAAAGACGCCGCCAGTTTTATGTTTTTATTTGGCTTGGGAACCACCCCTTTAATGTTGTTGATATCCTTAGGTGGAATTTACCTGAAGAAATACATTCGTTTTAACCCAAACAAGCTCATTCCTTGGTTCATGTTGTTTTTAGGGGTTTTGTTTATCATGCGAAGTGCCGAATTAGGTATTCCGTTTTTATCACCTAACAATCATTTACAACATAGCGGGCATGTTGTAGAATGTTTATAA
- a CDS encoding acetyl-CoA hydrolase/transferase family protein, which translates to MENHNYINEDQALAIVKSGDRVFIHGGAATPICLVNALQKRHHQLRDVELVSITTLGNVNFDAPELKRAFYFNSLFVSLTTRNIVNSENGDYVPIFLSQIPQLFRKSILPIDVALIQVSPPDAHGYCSLGTSVDIAKSAIEVARHVIAQVNPLMPRTHGDGFVHVKQIDSMVWYNTDLPEVNYAGQVNDVVERIGYNVASLISDGATLQMGIGSIPDQVLKNLTTHQNLGIHTEMFSDGIIPLLESGVINNSKKKLNVGRSVTSFITGTRKLYDFVNDNPAIRVMDIAYVNDTSIIRQNPKVTAINSAIEIDITGQVCSDSIGTLQYSGIGGQMDFIHGASLSEGGKPIIAIPSQTNKGISRIVPFLKEGAGVVTTRGHVHWIVTEYGKVNLFGLSLKQRAKALISIAHPNHRENLEIAYKKRFS; encoded by the coding sequence ATGGAAAACCACAATTATATTAATGAAGACCAAGCCTTAGCCATTGTAAAATCTGGAGATAGGGTATTTATCCACGGAGGAGCGGCAACTCCTATTTGTTTGGTTAATGCTTTACAAAAAAGACATCATCAGCTTAGAGATGTTGAATTAGTGAGTATTACAACATTAGGTAATGTTAACTTTGATGCCCCTGAACTTAAAAGAGCATTCTATTTCAATTCACTTTTCGTTTCATTAACTACAAGAAATATAGTTAACAGTGAGAATGGTGATTATGTGCCTATCTTTTTAAGTCAAATTCCTCAGTTATTTCGTAAAAGCATATTACCGATAGACGTGGCCTTAATACAGGTTTCGCCGCCAGATGCACATGGTTATTGCTCATTGGGAACTTCGGTTGATATTGCTAAATCTGCCATAGAAGTTGCTAGACACGTAATTGCACAGGTAAATCCCTTAATGCCCAGAACACATGGTGATGGTTTTGTTCATGTAAAACAAATCGATTCGATGGTTTGGTACAATACAGATTTGCCAGAGGTAAACTACGCAGGTCAGGTAAATGATGTTGTGGAGAGAATCGGTTATAATGTTGCTTCCTTAATAAGTGATGGTGCTACTTTACAGATGGGGATTGGAAGTATCCCAGACCAAGTGCTTAAAAACCTTACTACACATCAAAATTTAGGCATTCATACAGAAATGTTTTCTGATGGCATTATACCATTGCTAGAAAGCGGTGTGATCAACAATAGCAAAAAGAAATTGAATGTGGGCAGGTCGGTTACTTCATTTATTACAGGCACACGTAAGCTTTACGACTTTGTAAACGATAATCCTGCAATTAGGGTAATGGATATTGCCTATGTAAACGATACGAGCATCATTAGGCAAAACCCAAAAGTTACGGCTATTAATAGTGCCATAGAAATAGATATTACAGGACAAGTATGCTCAGATTCTATTGGTACACTTCAATATTCTGGCATAGGCGGTCAAATGGATTTTATTCATGGCGCTTCACTTTCTGAAGGTGGTAAACCCATCATCGCCATTCCATCGCAAACCAATAAAGGCATCAGTAGGATTGTACCATTTTTAAAAGAAGGGGCGGGTGTAGTAACTACCAGAGGTCATGTGCATTGGATTGTGACCGAATATGGAAAAGTAAATTTATTCGGTCTGAGCTTAAAACAAAGAGCGAAAGCACTTATTAGCATTGCTCATCCTAACCATAGAGAAAACCTAGAAATCGCCTATAAAAAGAGATTCAGTTAA